A single region of the Plectropomus leopardus isolate mb unplaced genomic scaffold, YSFRI_Pleo_2.0 unplaced_scaffold28126, whole genome shotgun sequence genome encodes:
- the LOC121937994 gene encoding stomatin-like has product SSLDDATDDWGIKVERVEIKDVKLPLQLQRAMAAEAEASREARAKVIAAEGEMNASRALKEASLVIAESPSALQLRYLQTLNTIAAEKNSTIIFPLPLEMMQAFMK; this is encoded by the exons TCCTCTCTGGATGATGCTACAGACGACTGGGGGATCAAGGTGGAGCGTGTGGAGATTAAAGATGTCAAGCTGCCCCTTCAGCTCCAGAGAGCCATGGCTGCCGAGGCCGAGGCCAGCCGTGAGGCCAGAGCCAAG GTGATtgcagcagagggagagatgaaCGCATCGCGGGCGCTGAAGGAGGCCTCCCTGGTGATCGCCGAGTCTCCCTCTGCCCTGCAGCTGCGTTACCTTCAGACCCTCAACACCATCGCCGCAGAGAAGAACTCCACCATCATTTTCCCGCTGCCGCTGGAGATGATGCAGGCCTTCATGAAATAA